The genomic stretch TTACTTCTTCTTTGGGCGTTGCCAATCTGCAATCTTGCGCTCTTTCGCACGACTGATAACCAGTTCATTCTCAGAAACATCGCGTGTTACCGTAGAGCCTGCACCAACAGTTGCACCGTTGCCAATGGTAACAGGAGCGATTAATTGGCTATCTGAACCAACAAATACGTCGTCGCCAATGATGGTCTTAAATTTGTTTGCACCATCGTAGTTACAAGTAATCGCACCAGCACCTACGTTTACGCGCTGACCAATTTCAGCATCACCCAAATATGTTAGGTGGTTAGCTTTAGAACCCTCACCAAGGCGAGTATTCTTCACTTCTACAAAGTTACCCACATGCGAATTATTACGCATATCTGCACCCGGGCGTAGACGAGTGAAAGGACCAACAGTACAGTCTTCACCCACTGTAGCACCTTCAATGACGCTGTATGGACGAACAATCGTGTTGTCATCAATCTCACAGTCTTTCAATACACAGCCTGTGCCGATAACCACGTTATCACCAATGCTTACGCTGCCTTCGATGATAACGTTGGTATCAATCTCAACATCCATACCACATTGAAGCTCACCACGTAGGTCAAAGCGGCTTGGGTCGCGTAGCATAACGCCCTGCTTCAATAGCTTGTCTGCTTGCTCTGCTTGGTAGGCACGCTCTAAACGAGCCAGTTGAGAGCGGTCGTTAACGCCTTCAACTTCAATCGGGCTTACTGGGTGTACCGCTTCTACTGCACGACCTTCGTCATGAGCGGCCGCAATAACGTCAGTCAGGTAGTATTCACCTTGTGCGTTGTCATTGCTTAGGCCAGATAACCAACGCTTAAGATCGCCACCTGTCGCTACCATAACGCCAGTGTTGATCTCTCTGATAAGCTTCTGCTCATCGGTTGCATCTTTTTGCTCAACGATAGCCACTACAGGGCCATTGCGACGAATGATACGACCGTAACCCATTGGGTTATCTAACACGACCGTTAGCAGCGCAATGCCACCGTTTGGTTGAGCGTCTAATAGGTTTTCAATGGTTTCTGGCGAGATAAGAGGCACATCACCGTACAGTACCAGTACCTTTTCATCATCAGCGAAGTGCGCAGATGCCTGATCAACCGCGTGGCCAGTACCTAGCTGCTCAGCTTGCAGAGCCCAATTTACAGATTCTTCAGCTAAGGTTGCCTTCATCTGATCACCACCATGACCGTAAACCAAGTGGATGTTTTGAGCGCCAAGACCATTACATGTATCGATAACATGTTTCACCATAGGTTTGCCCGCTAGCGTGTGCAGAACCTTTGGTGTGTTTGAATACATGCGAGTGCCTTTGCCCGCCGCGAGAATTACCGCGCTAAACTTCATTGTAAACCTATCCAACGTTATTTTTGTTAAGTAGATATTGTAACCGTTTTTAGTAAAAAAATTAAATCTCAATGACCACTTAGCTAGTATTGATATGTGGAAAATACATTTCTGAGAATATTAAAAATGCAAAAAGGCGACCCGTAGGTCGCCTTTATCTCAGAATCGATCATCTTATAAAAGATTAACGACGCTGTTTTGTCAGTTCGATAACTCGTAACTGAGCAATGGCTTTAGCCAGTTCACCGGCCGCTTGTGCGAAGTCTATGTCGCCATGCTGATTTTGGATATTCTCCACAGCCTTGCGCTTAGCTTCTTCCGCCTTTGCTGCGTCTAGTTCTTCACCACGGATAGCTGTATCAGCCAGTACAGTCGCTGTACCAGGTTGAACTTCTACCATACCACCAGAAACATAAATGATTTCTTCGTGGCCGTGCTGCT from Vibrio pomeroyi encodes the following:
- a CDS encoding F0F1 ATP synthase subunit epsilon, which encodes MAAITFHLDVVSAEKQLFSGLVETFQVTGSEGELGIFHGHTPLLTAIKPGMVRIVKQHGHEEIIYVSGGMVEVQPGTATVLADTAIRGEELDAAKAEEAKRKAVENIQNQHGDIDFAQAAGELAKAIAQLRVIELTKQRR
- the glmU gene encoding bifunctional UDP-N-acetylglucosamine diphosphorylase/glucosamine-1-phosphate N-acetyltransferase GlmU; amino-acid sequence: MKFSAVILAAGKGTRMYSNTPKVLHTLAGKPMVKHVIDTCNGLGAQNIHLVYGHGGDQMKATLAEESVNWALQAEQLGTGHAVDQASAHFADDEKVLVLYGDVPLISPETIENLLDAQPNGGIALLTVVLDNPMGYGRIIRRNGPVVAIVEQKDATDEQKLIREINTGVMVATGGDLKRWLSGLSNDNAQGEYYLTDVIAAAHDEGRAVEAVHPVSPIEVEGVNDRSQLARLERAYQAEQADKLLKQGVMLRDPSRFDLRGELQCGMDVEIDTNVIIEGSVSIGDNVVIGTGCVLKDCEIDDNTIVRPYSVIEGATVGEDCTVGPFTRLRPGADMRNNSHVGNFVEVKNTRLGEGSKANHLTYLGDAEIGQRVNVGAGAITCNYDGANKFKTIIGDDVFVGSDSQLIAPVTIGNGATVGAGSTVTRDVSENELVISRAKERKIADWQRPKKK